Genomic DNA from Paenibacillus donghaensis:
AACAGCTTCTCGCCTCTGCTATCCCGCATCGATGTCCCTCCTTACCATAGTCCTTCTCCAAATTTGCGGGCGATATAGTTGGCACTGAATACCAGGATAAACGCCACTAATGATTCAAACAATCCCATTGCCGTCGTCAGACTGAACTGTGCGCCTTGCAGACCAATCCGGTAAATGTAGGTGCTGATTACATCAGCAATTTGGTTTACATTGGAATTCTGCAGCATAAATACCTGATCAAAGCCAACCTCCATCACCCGGCCCATCGACAAAATCATCAGCAGGATAATCGTAGGGCGGATGCCCGGCAGTGTAATATGCCAAATTTGGCGCATCTTGCTGGCTCCATCCATCCCCGCCGCTTCATACAAGCTGGGATTGATGCCAGCCAGAGCCGCTAAATAAATAATTGCATTGAAGCCCATATCCTTCCAAACGCCTGACCCGATAAAAATAGCGACCCATGACATTTTCTCATACATAAAGGGATAAGCCTGGCCGGTGATTCCTTCAACAATCCGGTTAACCATACCGTTCTCCATAGCAAACGCCGTGGATACCAGCATTGCGATGATTACCCAAGATAAGAAATGTGGCATATAAACAATAGTCTGGACCGTCCGTTTAAAGGCCATGTTGCGTACTTCATTAAGCATAATGGCCAAAATGATCGGAATAGGAAACCCTACCAACAGGCTCAGCAAGCTGAGCACCAGTGTGTTGCGGATAATTTCCAAGGTCCGGGCGTCCTGAAACAGAACATCAAAGTAATGAAAGCCAACCCAGGGGCTGTTTAGTATGCCGTCATAAAAGTTGTAATCCTTAAACGCAATCACCAGCCCGCCAATGGGGGCGTAGCGGAAAATGAGATAAAACAATAGGACTGGCACGAACATAAGCAATAAAGGCAAGTTTGTTTTAAAGCGCTTCCACTGCGGTCCGTTTCTTCTGCTCTTCACTTGCGGACCGTCCGGTTCTGCGGTAGCAGCCGCATTCATAATCTCCATATCGTACTCCTCTCCCCGTCATGCTGCTCTTTGTTTATTGGTATACACTTATTCTACCGATCAAAGGCACCCAGAACATTTAAAATACTACGATGTTTTTTTGAAATTCTACACAAAAAAACAACCGAACTGGATTCGGTTG
This window encodes:
- a CDS encoding ABC transporter permease; translation: MFVPVLLFYLIFRYAPIGGLVIAFKDYNFYDGILNSPWVGFHYFDVLFQDARTLEIIRNTLVLSLLSLLVGFPIPIILAIMLNEVRNMAFKRTVQTIVYMPHFLSWVIIAMLVSTAFAMENGMVNRIVEGITGQAYPFMYEKMSWVAIFIGSGVWKDMGFNAIIYLAALAGINPSLYEAAGMDGASKMRQIWHITLPGIRPTIILLMILSMGRVMEVGFDQVFMLQNSNVNQIADVISTYIYRIGLQGAQFSLTTAMGLFESLVAFILVFSANYIARKFGEGLW